In Ketobacter sp. MCCC 1A13808, the sequence GCCGCATCCGATCGTGCAATCACCAAGCGAGCCTCGATCATTACCTGTTTAACCGGAATATCCAGTTGCTCAAGCATGAAGCGAACTTCATCTATATTGTCTGACGTATCCTGAATCAGCATCACATTGGTACGCTCATCCACAGTGATGGTCCCCCGCTCACTCATAAATCCGGATTGCGTGACCAGGTCGGCAACTTCTTTTGCTTTGGCGTAATTTACAGTCAGGTATTCGGTCCGTAACGGGGCCAGTTCCTTCACTTGTTTCTGGGATTCCAGCTCCAATTTTTCACGGGCTGCGATTTCATCTGCCGGGGCGACCAGCATAACGTTACCGACTTTACGCTTGTCCAGGCCTTTTGTTTTCAGTATCAAGTCCAGCGCTTGATCCCAGGGCACGTTTTGCAGACGCAGGGTGATGCGACCACGAACAGTATCACTGGCGACCAGGTTGAGTTCGGTAAAGTCCGCAATCAGCTGAAGCACAGACCGCACTTCAATATCCTGGAAGTTAAGCGATAATTTTTCGCCGGTGTACTGAAATTTCTCTTTACGTTTGCGATCCAGCTCAGCACCGGTAATGGGCTTAACACTGATCGTGAATGTCTGATCCGTCTGATACGCCATGTACTCGTATTCACCTGTCGGCGTTACTGCAATCCGGGCGTTACCGGACGATGAGCTGGCATCGATCAGTTTTACCGGCGTCGCGAAATCGACCACATCCAAACGACGTTGCAGGTTTTCCGGTAGTGTTACGCCACCGAAAACGGCGACAATTTTTCCACCCTGCTCGCTCAAATCCACAGGTGCATTGGGATTACTCAGGGTCACCACCACCTGACCTTCACCTTGGTCGCCGCGACGAAAATCGATTTCCTGAACGCCGTTTTCCGCCGCCGAACTTTTGCCGGCAGTGGATTGAGGCGCCATCATGGTAGAAGAAGCGGAGCTTTCACCACTACCGATGCGTACCAGGAGGTTGTTGCCAGAGACTTCGGTCGAATAGCCGGTCAGCGAGGTCATGCTCACGATCAGACGTGTGCGTTCGCCCGCTCCCATCACGGTCAGGCTGCGTACATTACCGCTACCCAGCGTGTGGTATTTCTCGGACATACCATTGCTGACTCCGTTCAGATCGAGCGCGATTCGCGCCGGTGAGTCAGTGGTGTATCCGGTGGGAGAAGGAGGTGCGCTATCAAATTTCAATTTGATCTCAATAGCATCACCAGGCAGCGCTGCAGACTCAACGCCGGTTAATTTGGCAGCCCACACGGGAGAGGATAATAGGGTCACCAGTAAACCCCAACACAACTTGAATTTCATTGCAGGTACCTGATTCCTTGTTTTTGTTCGTTTAAATTGGCGCAAACTATTCATTCACTTTCTCCCACGCATCAGTCATCACGCAATACCAGAGTGCGTGGACGCTCAACCCAACCGTCTTGACCGTCGGATACAATTTCAATTAAGTCTATTTTGTTCGAGTTAACAGCAGTTATCTTTCCGAAATTACGGCCAACGTGGTTTCCCTCTTTCACTCTGTGCAGTCCCATATCCGGTGTTTTGACCAGGGCGAAAAGCGTGCCGCCAGGCCGCATCAGCGTGCCCACCATCTGCAGTGAATCGACTCCGTATTGTTCGAGAACTTCTTTCGGCCGATTGAAATCAGGTTTTACATTGCTTCGTTTTTGCGGCAGCGCCGCCAATTCCACTTCAATTGGTTTTTCGAAAGGGCTTCGCAACGCAGCGGCACTGTAGGCAAAGGCTTTATATACCTTGAATTCCGGTGGCGGCTTAATCCGACCTTTAGGCCCGTTCTGAATTTCTGTCATCTTGGCCTTGATATCGTCATATTGCCCGTTTCCACCACAGCCCGAGACACAAAGCAACGTCATCAAAATTACGGTAAAACTTACGCTCTTCATATCAATTTTCCTTATAGCGATAAGTTTTGGCACGAATGCTCATGGTCAATTCATGATTCTGAGACTTACCGTCCGGCTTTATCTCAAAGTCATGCAACGTCACGATCCGTGGCAGCGATGCGACCGCACTAACAAAGGCACCGAAAGAGTGGAAACCGCCTTTTACTTCTATATCTATTGGTAACTCGACATAGAATTCCTTACTGGTTTCCGGCGCTAATTTTATGGTGTTGAACGTCAACCCGGCACTCAGTCCGGTATGGGAAATATCTTCCAGCAACCCAGGCACTTCAGTATCGCTGGGTAGTTGCCGCAGCAGGGCTCCGAAGGTACTTTCCATTTCCGTCATTTGTTCTTTATATGCATCCAGATTCGACGCTTGATAGGCTTTCTTTTCGTATTCCTGCATTAGCTGGGTTTCTTTTGCCGCTGTTGAATCCAGCTTGGCCAGCGAATCCGACAACAGGAAGTGATACACCAGAAAACCAGCGACGACACAAGCAGCCAACCACATTGCCAGCTTAACGGGAAACGGCCAGCCGCCGATGTTTTCCGGGTCGAGATTATTGAGTGATTCTATAAATTCTTTCGCGTCCATCCTATCAACCTTCCTTCTCACTAGCAGGTTTCTGGCGCTTAACTGTCAGGTCGAACTCATTAGCGGCCTGATCTTTGCTGCCAGATTGAACCTTCGACAAGTTGGGCGACTCAAATAAATCCGACGCATCCAGATTCCGCATCAGATTGGAAACGCGGTTGTTACTCTCTGCATAACCGGTCATGGAAATAACGTCCCCGTTGGAACGAAGGAGGCCGTAGAACACCCCGTCGGGAACGGTACGGGCCAGTTCGTCGAACACTTTTACCGCTTCTGGACGGTTGCCCTGCAAATCCTGGATAACCTGCATCCGTTCAATCAGAGACTCCCGCTTCTTCTCGAGTTCTTTTATTTCTTTGATCTGATCTTCTAGCTTCTTGGTTTCGTTCTGGATAAACTGGTTGCGTTGGGCCTGATACTCGGTCCGCGATTCCACATTCATATTGACCAGATAGACCGCGCCTGCTCCGATCAGCAGCGCACCCGCCAGCACAATAAAAAATTGTCGTTTCAGCTCCTGACGCCGCTCTTCGCGCCAGGGCAAAAGGTTAATCTTTGTCATCCGTCAAAACTCCGTAACGCCAGGCCGCAAGCGATCATCAACGATGGCGCGTCGGCGCTAAGTAACGATGCATTTACTTTCGAAGACAGCGCCATATCTACGAAGGGGTTGGCAATAGAGGTGGTGGTACCCACTTTGTCCTGCACCAACTCTCCTAAACCAATAATAGACGCTGTTCCGCCCGCGAGCAGAATATGATCCACATCGTTATATTGACTGGACGAAAAGAAGAACTGTAAAGATCGCGTTACCTGCTGAACTACCGCCTCTTTGAAGGGGTCAAGCACCTCGGTTTCATAATCATCCGGCAAGCCGCCCTGCTTTTTAGCAAGCCCGGCCTCTTCGAACGACAAACCATAGCGGCGCTGAATTTCCTCTGTCAGCTGCTTACCACCAAATAATTGTTCACGGGTATAGATAGTGCGGCCGTCGTGCAGCACGCTAAGAGTTGTCATCGTGGAACCGATATCAACGATCGCTACGGTTTGTTCTTCGCCACCGTCGATCTGATCCGCTACCAGACTGAATGCCCGCTCCATTGCATAAGCTTCCACATCCACTACTTTGGCGGTAAGACCGGCAATATCCAGGACATCGACCCGCAATTCGACGTTTTCGTTGCGACAAGCTGCCAATAACACTTCAACCTGGTCTGCAGAGCCCTCTACTGGCGCCTGCACCTCGAAATCGATTGCAACTTCATCAAGCGGATAAGGAATGTATTGATCCGCCTCGACTTTGATCTGGGATTCCATTTCATCATCTGATAAAGTGCCATCCATCTCGATGACTTTGGTAATGACGGACGATCCGGCGACTGCAACTGCGGCACCCTTAATCCCGGATTTCGCTCTGGCCACCACCCTGGCGATGGCCTCACCGACACCTTCAACGTCATTAATATTCTTTTCCACCACCGCATTTGCAGGTAGTGGCTCGACCGAATAGGCCTCTACTTTGTATCGATTTCCGCTACGACTGAGTTCAAGCAACTTCACAGAAGTTGAGCTGATATCGATACCTAATTTTGCGGTTGAAGCCTTCTTATTGAGGAAGGGCAGCATATCTTCCTGTCCTGTTTTGTCGTTCTACTGAAATTGTGAATTTTGTGCAGTTCTGCACACTTACAAAAACAATATGTCTAATTACATTAAATACCACAATATTAGAACGCGCAATTAGATCGCCCTAGATTATCGTCGTATAATTCACACTCTGAACAAAATTTTACCAATTTTAAAAACCCACTTTGACAAAGTTTGCGTCCAAAACATGCTGAAATCTCATCCAATCGTTCGCGTTACGCTATGGCTACTTTTACTGGCTTTTAGTGCAGGAATACTGATTTTTTCAGCAACCCTGCTTTACCTCGGCCCTAAACTGCCACCGGTTGAACAGATCCTTGAAATACAATTACAGACGCCTTTACGGATTTATTCCAGTGAACAGAAGCTAATTGCTGAATTTGGTGAGAAAAAACGTTCACCACTTCAATATTCAGAGATTCCTGAAGACTTTATTCAGGCAGTGCTGGCAGCTGAAGACGCTCGTTTCTTCAGTCATCACGGGGTTGATCTCAAAGGACTGGCGCGTGCGTCGTTGGAGCTGATTTCCACCGGCTCTATCAAAACCGGTGGCAGCACTATCACCATGCAGGTAGCCAAAAACTACTTTCTCACCCGCGAACGCACGTTTCTAAGAAAATTCAATGAGATACTTCTGGCCCTGGACATCGAACGCAAGCTGTCCAAAGAACAGATCCTGCAGCTGTATGTGAATAAAATTTACCTGGGTCACCGCGCCTACGGCATCCAGGCCGCGGCCCAGGTTTACTACGGAAAACCCGTGCAAGAGCTGAGTCTGGCACAGTTGGCCACCATTGCCGGACTCCCTAAGGCCCCCTCCGCTTTTAATCCGGTCACCAACCCATCCCGGGCCCACACTCGCCGCAACTGGATCTTGTCGCGCATGCTGGAGCTGGGCTATATCGATAAATCCGCCAAGGAGCAAGCCCAGGCCGAGCCCACCACGGCGGAGCTGCATGGCATTCCGGTGGAAGTCGAAGCACCGCACTTTGCTGAAATGGTAAGAAGGGACATGGTGGCGCGATTCGGGGAAAAAGCCGATACCGAAGGCTACCGGGTCTACACCAGCCTGAAAGCCGACTTTCAGAAAGCGGCCCACGAAGCCACGATCAAAGGCTTGATCGAATACGACCGTCGTCACGGCTATCGTGGCGAAGAAGCCAAACTGGAAATCAATCCTGAACTGGATACGCCGGAAACCCTGCAATCCCAATTGCGGAAGTTCCGAACGATCGACATCCTTGAGCCCGGCGTGGTGACCGCAATCGAAGAACAGTCTGCCACGGTACTCATCAAGTCTGGCGAAAGCGTAAACGTCCCCTTTGAGGGCATGAAATGGGCACGAAGTTATATCGACAATTTAGACCGCGGACCGGCCCCGAAAAAGCCGGAGGATGTGCTCGAGATCGGCGATGTCATTCGCATCATCAATGAGAAAGTGGAACAGAAAGACAGCAAGACGGGCAAAGTAACGACCGTGGGTGACTGGAGCCTGGCGCAGAAACCCATTGCCCAAAGCGCCATGGTCTCCATCGATCCTCACAACGGCGCCATTCTGGCGTTGATCGGCGGCTTCGATTTCCAAACCAGCAAATTTAACCGCGCGATTCAGGGGGGGCGCCAAGCCGGCTCCAGCTTTAAGCCTTTTATTTACAGTGCGGCTCTGGATTACGGCATGACGCCAGCCACCATTATCAATGATGCGCCGGTGGTATTTAAGGATTCCAGCCTGGAAAGCACCTGGCGGCCCGAGAATTCCGGCGGACGCTTCTATGGCCCGACCCGGCTCAGAAAAGCACTGTATCTGTCTCGCAACCTGGTCTCAATCCGGGTGTTGCGCCAAATGGGCGTGAAAAAGACCATCCGTTACGCCACTCAATTCGGTTTTAAAGCCAGCAAGCTGCCCAACAACCTGTCGTTGGCGCTGGGCAGTGCCGCTTTGACCCCTTGGGAAATTGCCACCGGCTATTCTGTTCTGGCGAACGGAGGCTTTATGATCGAACCCTGGTATATCGACTATATAGAAGATGAAGCCGGTAACCGGGTGTTTGAGAGCAATCCGGTTTTGGTTTGCAACGAACAATGCCAGCAAGAATTGGAATACGATCAGCTGCAAGCGCAATCCGATTCGGAGCTACCGGTTTCAGATCAAGCGGAGCCCAACAATACCGGAACGGCAGCGCAACCTGAGCCGCCAAAAGACAAACTGGACGCATTCGACGAAGACGCCCCGGAAGAGGCGACGACGCCTGAGCCCAAGCCGGTCCGCTACGCAGAACGCGTGCAGGATGAGCGGGTCAATTTTCTGATCACCAGTATGATGCAGGATGTGGTTAAACGGGGAACCGGTACCCGGGCGCGATCATTAAACCGGAATGACATTGCCGGTAAGACCGGTACCACCAATGACCAGAAAGACGCTTGGTTTTCGGGCTTCAATCGCGACGTTGTCGCCACCGTCTGGGTTGGCTTCGACCAGCCAAAAACACTGGGGCACAGAGAATATGGAGGCACAGCGGCTCTACCTATCTGGATTGATTATATGGCTGTGGCGTTGAAAGACTACCCGCAGTCTCCAATTCGAATTCCAGACGGCATCACGACTGTACGCATCGATCCGGAAACAGGAAAACGAGCCATTCCAGGGCAGGCCAATGGGATATTTGAATATTTCCGCGATGAAAATGCACCGGAGCAAAGTGCCGAGGAAGAGGTGCCAAATCCACACATGGAACAAGGCGAGTTGCCAGAACAACTATTCTGACAGCACGGACCACTCCAAACCAACGCCAATAAAAAGGCCGCTATTGATTACTCAATAGCGGCCTTTTTTAGCCTGCGTCTGAATCAATACTTTATATCGTCCAGTGTCATCAGCGGGTAATGAGCAGGATAAGGCCGGGTAGCAACACCGCTATCCACAGCCGCTTGCGCCACTGCCGCTGAAACCACCCCCAATAAACGCGGGTCCATCGGTTTCGGGATAATGTAATTGCGCCCGAACTCCAGCTCCACGCCATCATAGGCATCCCGAACCACCTGAGGCACTGGTTCTTTTGCCAATTGACTAATGGCGTGTACCGCTGCGATTTTCATTTTCTCGTTGATACGCGTAGCGCGAACATCCAAAGCTCCCCGGAAGATATAGGGGAAACCCAATACGTTATTCACCTGATTTGGATAATCGCTACGCCCGGTCGCCACAATAACATCGTCACGTATCTCGTAAGCCAGTTCCGGGCGAATTTCAGGGTCCGGATTAGCCAAAGCAAAGACAACCGGATTCGGCGCCATCAGTTGCAGCATGCCGGCTGTCAGCAGATTCGCACTGGATACACCGATAAACACGTCAGCTCCCGCTAACGCGTCTTCCAGAGTGCGCTTTTCTGTATCATGAGCAAAAGCGGCTTTGTATTGATTCAGATCGGTGCGCCCGGAGTGAATCACCCCGTTGCGGTCCAGCACATAAATATTCTCTTTTTTGGCACCCATTTCCATAATCAATCTGAGGGTTGCGACCCCCGCTGCACCGGCACCGATGCAAACAATGGAAATATCTTCGATCTTTTTATTCTGCAGCTCCAACGAATTCACTAACCCGGCCGCAGCGATAATCGCAGTGCCGTGTTGATCATCATGGAATACCGGAATATTACACTGCGCCACTAAGACCCGTTCGATCTCGAAGCACTCCGGTGCTTTGATGTCTTCCAGGTTAATGCCGCCGAATGTGGGAGAGATGCGGTTAACTGTATCGATAAATGCCTGCGGATTTTCTGCATCAACTTCAATATCAAATACATCGATTCCAGCGAAACGCTTGAATAGAACACCCTTACCTTCCATCACGGGCTTACTTGCCAGCCCACCCAGGTTGCCCAACCCCAAAATGGCCGAACCGTCACTGATAACCGCGACCAGATTGCCCTTATTCGTATAAAGATAGGCATTTTCCGGGTCTTTTGCGATCTCACGGACGGGTTCCGCTACACCAGGGCTATAGGCTAAAGAGAGATCCCGTGCAGTTTCAGTCGGCTTGGTCAGCTCGACACTGATTTTTCCGGGACGTGGCTTTAGGTGATACTCTAGTGCGGCTTTCTTTAAATCGGACATAAAATATGGCTTCCCCTGATGGGTTTGCGATTATTTCGCGGTACTTACTGCAGGCTACCAACTACATTACGAATTGAAGAACCCGCTCATCTCCTCTTACACTCAGCGACCAACTTTTAGTCTGCCAGCTATCGGACACTGCCCCCGGGAAACAGCTTTATAAAGGGGGGCTGTAGGATAGCGAAATCGACATACTCGCTCAATAAGAGATTGTTTCAATACAATACGCTCCCTGTACTATTGAGCCACCGTGTTATCTGCCGGCGACAGCAGACCACACCAGTCGGTGCTGTATATTAAGCTGAAAACGTTTGCGCTTACCCTGCTTGATCAGTTTAGGCATACTGCCTTTCCAGGATAGACGATCGGACATCCAACCGCGCGCTTCCAGCATTAATTCCGGTTTGGCTTGCGCATTACGCGACCTTGCCATGACGGCGTCCAGTACAGCTCCGGACACATAGTCAGAATATTTTTTATCAATTTTAAGGGTGACATCACCTTCCAGATCCACCCAGATTACTTTCTTTGTCAAACTCACCCGCTGCACAACACCGGTCACCCGAATGTAGCCCCCCTTCAAAGCGGTAGACGCACTGGATACCGGCTGGAAAAAAGGGTTACCCCAGACGCCCAACCCATTGCTACGCGCAAACAGCTCGGCTTCCTGGTAGCACTCCGACAGTCGGGTATTGGGTGGAATGACCACCGCAAATCCCGCGCCTAGCCGTAACAACTGTGCCGACACACTCTCGCCAGCGGCATCAAACACATGTCCCAGCACCCGGCCATAATGATCGTGAGCCTCTTTGCCCACCAATAAAAAAACCGGCCCTTTGCCCAAAATCTGTTTCAGCTGCTGACGGGACTGCTTGCCTAACGGTTCGGCTGGCTTTCCACCATGAGTCAATTCCGGGGTGTTTATGCCTAACAAACGAATACGGCGACCGTCTTTCAGGGTCAGAGTATCACCGTCATACACCTTTTTAACCTGCACCCTTTCGGCATCTGAGCGAAACGGTAACACCGAGCATTCTGTAGCTAACGCGGGCAGCGCACCAAACCCACAAAACAGCAACAGGGCAAAACGAAAAAAGGCACCTTCCGGTGCCTTTCTGATGCGCTCTAAACCGGGCCGCAACGTTATTTGCTGCGACGGACCGCCCCGAATCGCTGTTTAAACTTATCGATCCGGCCACCGGTATCCACTACTTTTTGCTGACCGGTATAGAAAGGGTGGCAAGCTGAACACACATCCAGGTGCAATTCACCTTTCAGTGTCGAGCGGGTTTCAATAACGTTACCGCAGGTGCAGGTTGCTTTAATAGTGTCGTAATCGGGATGAATGCCTTGCTTCATGATGCTCACCTAATGTTTTATTCACGCCGCTACCCGATCTTGTGCCGGGCACCGCATGAAATACGATGGAATACGCAATACGAGTACCGTATATAAGGCCGCGAATCATACCAAAGTGTGGCAAATTGGCAAGCAAAGCATTACAGTTGATCGGTACTATTTTCTAACTGGTTGGAAATTCAGGCCTTTTTATGATTAATCTCCCGTGTTAACCCAGCCATCACACACCATAATTCAGGTTGCGCTCCCCCTACCCTTGCGCCGCACCTTCGATTATTTAGCCAAAGCCGACATCCCGGCCGACCTGCTGCAACCCGGTGCCCGGGTTAAAGTTCCCTTCGGCAAACGCCAGATGATCGGCATCATCCATTCCACCAGCCTTCATTCGGAGTTCAGCGCTGCGAAACTGAAAACCATCAGTGCCGTGCTTGACGACGAGCTTGCCATTCCACAACCCCTGATGAAACTGTGCCAGTGGGCTGCGGAATATTATCGGCACGGAATCGGTGATGTATATAGCCACGCCCTTCCCACACTGCTGCGAAATCAGGACAATTCCTGGCATGAACGCACCGAACTGTGGCGAATAACGCAAAAAGGGCGATTGATCGGGCTCGATCAGTTGCGCCGTGCTAACCGGCAGATACAAGCCCTGGAGCTGCTAAGGGAACATCCACAAGGACTGCATCAACCGGTGTTAAAAGGGTTGGGAGTTGAACGGGCCACCCTGAACGCACTGCATAAAAAAGAATTAGCGGAACCGCTTCAGGATCAGCAGCAACGAACCCCCTGGCAGCGGGAAATTTTGCTAGCCGAAAGCGCACTGACCCTGAACCCGGAGCAACAACACGCGCTGGACCAGATTCGACTCAGCAATGCGTTTGCTCCGGTTTTACTCGAAGGGGTGACCGGGAGCGGGAAGACAGAAGTGTATCTGCAGGCCATTGCCGACTGTTTGAAACGCGACCGGCAGGCGCTGGTGCTGGTGCCTGAAATAGGGCTCACACCTCAAACCCTGCATCGCTTCCAGCAGCGATTTGCCGTTCCCGTGGTTAGCATCCACTCCAATTTGAGCGAAAGGGAACGTCTGACCAGCTGGCGCAAAGCCCGGTTTGGCGAAGCAGGTATTGTTCTGGGAACACGCTCGGCATTATTCGCCCCCTTTGAAAAGCTGGGACTGATTGTAGTCGATGAGGAACATGACCTTTCCTATAAACAACAGGAAGGATTTCGCTACCACGCCAGGGACCTGGCTATCATCAGGGCCAAACAGGAAAATATCCCGGTCATCCTGGGCAGCGCCACTCCCGCTCTGGAAACATTGCACAATGCCCGCAGTGGACGCTACCTGCATTTATTATTAACCAGGCGCGCGGGTTCCGCAGCGGCCCCGCAGTTCCGGGTTATGGACATCCGCCAAAAAGCGCTGACCCATGGCATGTCGCCGGAACTGCTGTCTGAAATCAAACAACGCCTGAAAGCCAAGCAGCAAGTATTGATGTTTATTAACCGGCGCGGGTTTGCTCCGGTGCTTATGTGCCACGATTGCGGCTGGTTTAAAGAGTGCCCGCACTGCGACCATCGCATGACCTGCCACTCCAGTCCGGCCCGTTTGCATTGTCATCATTGCAACCATCAACGGGCCATTCCGCGCCTTTGCGAGCATTGTAAAAGCACCGATCTAAGACCCATCGGGATGGGCACCGAACGCTTGGAAGACAATCTAACTGCGTTGTTCCCGGATACACCGGTGATCCGGATTGATCGTGACACGACACAACGCAAACACGCCCTTGGCCGGCAACTGGATCGCATTGCCAGTGGTGAGCCCTGCATTCTGGTAGGCACACAGATGCTGGCCAAGGGACACCACTTCCCTAAGGTGACATTAGTCGCCGTCTGTGACATTGATTCGGGTTTGTTTGCCGCCGATTTCCGCGCCACCGAACATATGGCTCAACTATTAATACAGGTCGCCGGCAGAGCGGGCCGTGGTGATGATAAAGGTCTGGTATTTTTGCAGACACATCAACCCGGGCACCCGTTGCTGCAAACCTTAATCGCACAAGGCTATGGGCCTTTTGCTACCGAGTTGCTGCAGGAGCGACGCCTGATGGGCATGCCACCTTACGGCCATCTGGCCCTGATCCGGGCAGAGAGCACTAACCCGAAACAAGCATCGGATTTTCTGCACCAGGTTTCAGTGGCGCTGCAAGCCACAGCCGAACAACTTAACGTGGAAATCTGGGGGCCTGCTCCGGCTTTGATGGCAAAAAAAGCCGGTCGATTTCGCTTCCAGTTGATGTTAAGGGCAACACTCCGGCCTAATCTACAGAATATGTTGCGCTTTTCCATTCAGCAGGTGGAGGACAATGCGGGGCATCGTATTAAGTGGAGCCTGGATGTCGACCCCGTGACCCTGGATTAATCAAGCCAGAAGCCGATAAATCCCGCTTATGCGGAGTGCTAGGTGGGCTCACACACTGATCCGCTGCTGCCTGCAACCGCTGAGCATGAACTTGGAGGGCTGGCAATACAAACGCCGCCACCAACCGAGCGTAGTCAGATCCGCTTTCGGCTGTAGCCCGTGGTGCCCTGATCGCAACCGCGATGATGTCTTCCGTTAGCCTCCCCGCTGAATCCATATCCGATAACGCCGTCTCGGTTTCATCGTGAAAGGTTCGCTGTCGGTAACGTTCGATCCAGCACAGCAGCGCGGTTCGCAGATGCGGGTCTGACAGGCTGTTTATATATTCCAGCGCACACAGCGCAATTAACATCGGGCAACTGACATCCGCGGTTAAATGATCCAGGGTGGGATTGTTGCCTTTGCTGAGGGCTCCGTCTTCATCAATCAGCGCCTGCAACACTCGATAAGTGGCCAACAATCGCTTTTGTTGGCGGGGGTTTTTGAAACCGAAATAGGCGACCCATTTATCAAAACGCTGCCGTATTTCAGCAACCTCGCCGGCATCCGGCTGAAGCGGAAGTTGCCCCGGATAATGGTGTTGCGTTGCATCCAAAAGATCCAGGTTAACAGAAACATCAACCAGCCTTGCCAGCTGCGCTCTTGCCTGCTGTTGCACATCGACATAAAGCTGCCCACCATTCAGCTCTTTATAAAGTCCGGCAAATGCCGCCAACGCAACGTCGGCATCCAGGGCATAAATCACCGTTACCGACTCAGGCAATGCGTGCAGGGAATGAAGTATCGGGGGCAAAGCCAACCCTTCGACGGCATGAAACTCATCTGCTACCAGGATCATCCGCCGGCGATGCCCCCACAACGGGTTTAATCGCAGGCGACACAGTTCGTTTAAATGCGAGAGGGACACATCCGAATCGCTGATGACCAATAGCTTTTTACACTGCCTCGCCATCAATACCAGCAACAAAGCCAACCCGCAAAGACCAACAGTTTCTGCCAACGTTATTTGGCCAGCACTAAACTGTGTGATTGCGCCGGGGGCAACCCAAAGCAACAAACACGACAGGAACGCAAAGGCGAACAGTAAAAAAAACCACCCTGCTTTCTGCGTTGCCAGGCTAAAACGGAACAGCAGGAGTAACCTGGCGCAAACACCGGAATGCAGGAAAACCAAACTGTTCGCGCCCTGGCTGTTTGCAGAATCGATGTGTTGAGCGGTCAGCAAAGATTGGAACAAGGCCGGGAGTACGCAGGAACGCCGGGCTTGAATGGGCGGCCGGAATTGCGCAACCAGCCAGGATTGCGACGAGTCCAGCACAACTTGCCGGCACAGCGAGCGGCAGAAAGTGGAACGACCGGAACCGCTCCCACCCAACACCCCCACATTGAACCCGTCGCAGTCCGCGTTTTTGGCAATCTGGCTGGCAAGCGCAAAAGCAAGGTCTGCCTGAGTTCTGCTTGAACCTGTCACCGTAGCCCCCATCACCTGCCTCAATCGTGAATAACTTAATTAACCTTATACCAGGGCAGGCAACTTTCCCAATAGAGCAACTGTGTATGGCAACGAACTTAAATAACCGGGCTACGTTGGGGGGCCATTATCGCAACCGACGGCGACCAACGATCAACCCAAGCAACCCGATCAACACCAACAGTGCCACCGGTGGTTCCGGCGCACGATCGTAGTGCACTGCATCCGGCTGCGGGTACATTGGATTTGCAACCGGTGCATCCTGCAAGGGTGAGGATGCCACCAAGCGGGAAGAGCCTGACT encodes:
- a CDS encoding primosomal protein N', with amino-acid sequence MLTQPSHTIIQVALPLPLRRTFDYLAKADIPADLLQPGARVKVPFGKRQMIGIIHSTSLHSEFSAAKLKTISAVLDDELAIPQPLMKLCQWAAEYYRHGIGDVYSHALPTLLRNQDNSWHERTELWRITQKGRLIGLDQLRRANRQIQALELLREHPQGLHQPVLKGLGVERATLNALHKKELAEPLQDQQQRTPWQREILLAESALTLNPEQQHALDQIRLSNAFAPVLLEGVTGSGKTEVYLQAIADCLKRDRQALVLVPEIGLTPQTLHRFQQRFAVPVVSIHSNLSERERLTSWRKARFGEAGIVLGTRSALFAPFEKLGLIVVDEEHDLSYKQQEGFRYHARDLAIIRAKQENIPVILGSATPALETLHNARSGRYLHLLLTRRAGSAAAPQFRVMDIRQKALTHGMSPELLSEIKQRLKAKQQVLMFINRRGFAPVLMCHDCGWFKECPHCDHRMTCHSSPARLHCHHCNHQRAIPRLCEHCKSTDLRPIGMGTERLEDNLTALFPDTPVIRIDRDTTQRKHALGRQLDRIASGEPCILVGTQMLAKGHHFPKVTLVAVCDIDSGLFAADFRATEHMAQLLIQVAGRAGRGDDKGLVFLQTHQPGHPLLQTLIAQGYGPFATELLQERRLMGMPPYGHLALIRAESTNPKQASDFLHQVSVALQATAEQLNVEIWGPAPALMAKKAGRFRFQLMLRATLRPNLQNMLRFSIQQVEDNAGHRIKWSLDVDPVTLD